ACACCACCCGTCTTCAATTGATCCAAGTCCACCTGCTGCATCGCCGCAATAATGTCCTCCAGTTCATCCTGCTCCGTGCAGGCGAAGAACCCGTCCTCCTCTTCCAGCTCAAACACATGGACGCCGACAACAGCTTCACTTAACGGGTCGCCTTCGATAGGTTCACTGGCCGAGACTCCGGTTAGCGCAAGATGCAGCTCCTCCCACAGCTTGTCGATATCGTAGTATTCACTCCCGCCTTCAATCAGCTTCTCCAGCGTATCCATCAGCTCCGGCCCGTCCATCTCCATCATGTGCTCCAACGTATCCTCATCCACCATGACATATTGACCCAGCATCCCCATCTGTCATTCCTCCCTCAATAAAATACAGCTGTCCACGCTCCACTCTCCTTACAGAATAGGCGACAGCAGCCGGGAAATCCCCTCTTTCAGCTTGATCATCAGTGAGCGCTGCGCATAACGTTTGGCGGTCAGCTCCGAGCACAGTCTGACATCATTCAGGAAAATGTCCTGGAGCTGCTCGGCAATCGCCCGGTCATACACAATGGCATTGACCTCGAAGTTCAACCGGAAGCTGCGCGAATCGATGTTCATCGTCCCGACAGAGGCAACCTCCCCGTCTGCGACAATCGTTTTGGCGTGCAGGAAGCCGTTCTCGTAGAGCAGGATTTTGGCCCCGTAGTTCAGCAGATCTCCGGCATACGCCCAGGTGGCCCAGTACACGAACGGATGGTCAGGCTTGCTCGGGATCATGATCTGCAGATCGACTCCGGAGAGCAGGGCGATTTTGCAGGCATCCATGAAGCTTGTGTCCGGTATGAAGTAAGGGGTCTGAATATACACGCTCTCCTTGGCTGACAAAATCAGCTTAATATACATGTTCTTAAGATGCTCCGTCGCCGAATTGGGGCCGCTGGTAATGATCTGGACGGGGCTTGTCCCTGTGTGCTGCTCCATGTTGAAGACGAATTCCCCGTAATCCCCGCGCTCATGACTCCCGGCCTGATGCCAGTCGAGGATGAATCTGCCCTGGATATGGCTGACTGCGTTTCCGGTGATCCGGAGATGAGTGTCCCGCCAGTAGCCGAACTTCGGAACCTGCCCGAGATATTCATCCCCCACATTGAAGCCGCCGATATAGGCGATGCTTCCGTCAATAATACACAGCTTGCGGTGATTTCTGTTGTTGATCCGGAAGTTCAGCGGCTTCAGCAGGGACGGGAAGAACACTTCTACCTCCCCTCCTGCTGCACGCAGCTCCCTGAAAAAATGCCGTGAAATCCGCTTCGAGCCGACTTCATCATATAACAGCCGCACCTTCACGCCTTCACGCGCCTTCAGGATCAGCTCGTCCCTCAGCTTCGTGCCGAGCTGGTCCGGCTGAATGATGTAATACTGAATGTTGATCTCTGCGCGGGCGGAGCGGATATCCTCGAACAACGCGGCGAACTTCTGGTGGCCGTCACTGTAAATGACAATCTCATTATCGCTGGATAACAGGCCGTGCGACGAGCGGATATTCATGTTGATGAGCTGGGCATAGTTCTGCATCAGCTGCGACCTGTCATCCACCCCTTCCGCAAAGGCCGCCAGTTGCTTGTCCGCTTCGGCCTGGACATATTCCTGCTCTTCGATGAAGAGCTTGTAGAAATTCTTCTTTTTGAGATTGCGCCCGAAAAAGATATACAAGACAAATCCCAGAATCGGGATGAAAAACAGCACCATCAGCCAAGCCCAGGTATACCCCGCCTCCCTGCGCTCAATGAACAGAAAGCCCAGTGCCAGAACGATGTTAATGAGGGTAACGACTGTGGTTAGACTTGCAAACTCCATGCTCTTACCCCTTTCCTCTCTGTCTCTCTCTGCTGCCTAAAAATCCTCCAGCACCTTGGACCTGTCGCCATGAATCCTGTCCAGGTGCTCCTCTCCCCAGTAGCATAACAGGTCCAGCGCGGGCTTCAGCCCCCAGCCGTAGGCCGTCAGCTCATACTCCACTCTGGGTGGAATCTCCTGGTAGATGGTCCGCGAGATAATCTCATCGCTCTCCAGGCCTCTTAACTGGGCGGTCAGCACCTTCTGGGTTAAGCCGGGAATGAGCCGCAGCAGCTCGGAGGTGCGCTTCTGTCCGGTCATAAGATGGTAGATAATTAACGGCTTCCACTTGCCGCCCATCACTTCCAGCGCCGCCTCAACGCCTACTTTGTACTTTTTGGGAACGCTATCGCCATTCTGTTCAGTCATTGCTTCTGCCTCCATTATGTAGGGTACCTCAAAGTTCCTATGGAACATACACCTTCCTATAGAACAGCAAAGTGCGTACTTCCAGATTATTTTATTCCTGTTTATAATAGCATCAGCCACGGAACATGGCTACAAACCTGCTGTTAAGAAAGGTAGTGAAGATACAAGCATGAGCGTATTAATCGTCGTATCGCACCCAAGACAAGATTCCCTGACCTTCCAGGTCGCCCGCCGTTTCGCAGAGGGACTTACCGCAGCCGGACACGGCTATGAGATATTGGATTTGCATGGAATTGGCTTTGACCCTGTTCTGCAGGGGAGGGAGGAACTCAATATGACCGCAGGTGAACAGGAACAGCCCTATTCTCCTGAATTAGAGCGGGAAATGGAGCGGTTGCGGCAGCATGACGGCCTGGCATTTGTTTTTCCGCTGTGGTGGTGGCATCTATCGGCCATGCTGAAGGGGTATATCGACCGGGTGCTGAACAACAGGGTTGCCTACGGCACAAGTAACCTGCATGGTTATCGTGCCCTGTGGCTGGCTCTGGCAGGCGTATCGGAGGAGCAGATGAAGAAACGTAATTATGATGAGGCCACCACACGTCTGCTGAACGTGGGAATTGCCGATTACTGCGGAATCACAGACTCCAAGGTCGAATTCTTTTACGAGACCCTGGATTCGCCGCCCGCGCATTATGAAGCACTGCTTGAACAGGCCTATCAGGCGGGATTACATTATGGCAAGGGGGAGAACTGACACATCACAGGAATGAGGGAAATCACAGCATCACATCAAATTCACTAACATAAACTGCGTTGCCAGTCACTTCTATAGTGTTGCCGTTATCTGACACGGACACCTGCACTCTACCGTCCCTGCCGATCTCAAGGCCCTGCTCAATCAGCAGCTCGAAGGAGGAGGCTTGTCCTTGTCCGCCGATGTACCTGGAATAATAAGCCCCCATCACCCCGGAGGCGGTGCCAGTAACCGGGTCCTCAACCGTCCCTGAGAAGGGGGAGGAGAAATGGCGGGCGTGCATATGTGCCTCAGGATCATACGTCTCCAGGCAGAACGGGTGAATGGACGAGCGGGGCATCTCCTTCAGCACCTCAGGGAACCGCTTGTTGTCCGGCTGCATTCGGGTGAAGGCGTCAAGGCTTGTGATCGGGACCAGTAAGGTCCACGTTCCGGTGCTGCCGTACAACACGGGGAGCGTCCCGTCTATATCACAGGGTTCGAGGCTGATCAAGCGGGCCAGGTCTTCAAGTGATCCGTTGAAGGGTTGGAACTGCGGGCTGGCCTGCCTCATCGTCATATAAAATCCGCCGTGGTCTTCTGTGAAGCGGATGGGCAAGATTCCTGCCTTGGTCTCAATGGTCAGCTCTCTGGCGTCTCCAAGCAGCCCCTTTGTCTTCATGGCATACAATAACGCCATGGTCCCGTGGCCGCAGAGATTAATCTCATGCCCTGGGGTAAAATAGCGGATTCTGAGATCCGCCAGGTTGGATTTTAACG
This genomic interval from Paenibacillus sp. FSL H8-0332 contains the following:
- a CDS encoding DUF1877 family protein — encoded protein: MGMLGQYVMVDEDTLEHMMEMDGPELMDTLEKLIEGGSEYYDIDKLWEELHLALTGVSASEPIEGDPLSEAVVGVHVFELEEEDGFFACTEQDELEDIIAAMQQVDLDQLKTGGVAEELREGVKGEFGGLLDFYGKALAAGKHVIFSVA
- the cls gene encoding cardiolipin synthase: MEFASLTTVVTLINIVLALGFLFIERREAGYTWAWLMVLFFIPILGFVLYIFFGRNLKKKNFYKLFIEEQEYVQAEADKQLAAFAEGVDDRSQLMQNYAQLINMNIRSSHGLLSSDNEIVIYSDGHQKFAALFEDIRSARAEINIQYYIIQPDQLGTKLRDELILKAREGVKVRLLYDEVGSKRISRHFFRELRAAGGEVEVFFPSLLKPLNFRINNRNHRKLCIIDGSIAYIGGFNVGDEYLGQVPKFGYWRDTHLRITGNAVSHIQGRFILDWHQAGSHERGDYGEFVFNMEQHTGTSPVQIITSGPNSATEHLKNMYIKLILSAKESVYIQTPYFIPDTSFMDACKIALLSGVDLQIMIPSKPDHPFVYWATWAYAGDLLNYGAKILLYENGFLHAKTIVADGEVASVGTMNIDSRSFRLNFEVNAIVYDRAIAEQLQDIFLNDVRLCSELTAKRYAQRSLMIKLKEGISRLLSPIL
- a CDS encoding helix-turn-helix domain-containing protein: MTEQNGDSVPKKYKVGVEAALEVMGGKWKPLIIYHLMTGQKRTSELLRLIPGLTQKVLTAQLRGLESDEIISRTIYQEIPPRVEYELTAYGWGLKPALDLLCYWGEEHLDRIHGDRSKVLEDF
- a CDS encoding NAD(P)H oxidoreductase, with amino-acid sequence MSVLIVVSHPRQDSLTFQVARRFAEGLTAAGHGYEILDLHGIGFDPVLQGREELNMTAGEQEQPYSPELEREMERLRQHDGLAFVFPLWWWHLSAMLKGYIDRVLNNRVAYGTSNLHGYRALWLALAGVSEEQMKKRNYDEATTRLLNVGIADYCGITDSKVEFFYETLDSPPAHYEALLEQAYQAGLHYGKGEN
- a CDS encoding PhzF family phenazine biosynthesis protein, which translates into the protein MQNIKVYHYDAFSSIPNKGNPAGVVLDGEGLTEQQMQEVTAKVGFNETAFPLKSNLADLRIRYFTPGHEINLCGHGTMALLYAMKTKGLLGDARELTIETKAGILPIRFTEDHGGFYMTMRQASPQFQPFNGSLEDLARLISLEPCDIDGTLPVLYGSTGTWTLLVPITSLDAFTRMQPDNKRFPEVLKEMPRSSIHPFCLETYDPEAHMHARHFSSPFSGTVEDPVTGTASGVMGAYYSRYIGGQGQASSFELLIEQGLEIGRDGRVQVSVSDNGNTIEVTGNAVYVSEFDVML